The Salmonirosea aquatica DNA window CGCTTGACTGAGAAGTTGCTTCCTACGTTGAAAAGGCATCCGGAAGCTGCCATCGTCAACGTCAGTTCGATTGTCGCCTTCTCCCCGTTAAGTGTACTTCCTACCTATTCTGACAGCAAGGCGGCCGTCCATTCCTACACACTGGCGCTGCGGCACACGCTGGCAAAAGACACGGCGGTGAAGGTATTTGAGCTGATGCCGCCTACCGTTAATACGGAGTTTTCTAAGGAAATCGGCGGACAACAGCACGGGATGCCCGCCCAGGAGGTAGCCACAGAGCTAATTGAAGGCATGGAAAACGATATGTTCGAGATTTACGTCGGTAGGACCAACTCCTTTCGACAACTTTTCCTGTCTGACCCCCAGGAAGCGTTCAACCTACTGAACCAATCCTGAAAAGGACGGATGGTACCCGAAATTGATCGGCTAATGTGGTATTGAATTTGATTGGGGATATCTAAGGTTACGGATAGTGCTGATGAATCCATTCGTTAAGCTCAATAGGTACTTCTCCTGATCACTGAAATACCATCGCACAGACTTAACGTCGCTCCGGAAAGTACCATGTCGCCACCGGAAAGTCTGCCCGATTCCAAGATTCCCTTGCGTCCACTCACTTTGTATCTGGTTGGCAACTAGTTCAGGCATAAGTCCGTTGTTCATTTCATTCAGGGGCACTCAATGCAGTGAGCATCGTATACGGACGAAGCGATCTACCAAAGGCGGAACTTTTTATGGGTCCGCCTTTGGTTTTTTTATGCAACAAAACCGCTTTTATGCATTTGTCCGGTATTTCCCCTTTCCGGGTTCCAAACTTTGTATTGTCAAATCTTAATCCCCACATCGATATTGGAATTCATGCGGATTGTCGGCCAGCTTGGCATCTTTCAATTGGCCATATACATGGTTGACGGCCAATTCTTGCATACCATACTGATCAATATTGGGGTGGTTTTTCATAAAGCAAAGATTTCTCGCCGCCTAAACTCCAATGTACCCCTTTGGCTTCCCATTGACGATAGTGATCGCCGGGCTACGCCGGTTGAATTTATCTCTCCTGCTCCTTGTGCGCATATCAACCGCCTGGGAAAATACTCCTTCAATACCAGTCCGGATCTTGGAGTCAATGGGTTACGCCCTTTGAGGAAACCAAAACTAAATACTTAGTCCACTAATGCCGCTTTTCGCCCAACTGGATACTGCTGGCGAATTCATTTTGGGCACTAAAACGGTATATTAGAAGATCAATCAAACCGTTTTGATTACGAGCCTTCATGAGCCAACCATCCCCCCCCGTTCCCCTTTAAACTGCTCAGGTTGATTTAGTTGGACCTGCCCGGCAAGACTACAACCGGGGCGGTGGCAGGCAAAGGCAGGGGAAGGCTTCGCAGCTGCCGATTTTCAAGTGGATTGGTCAACCCAGCAAGCGACTTACCCCCAGGGGCATTTGTCTCAATCTTGGATTGTCACTCAGGAAAAGGGCCAGCCTCGTGTGTTCATCAAATTTTCCCGCAAGCACTGTGTACCCTGTGTGGTTCGGAAGAAATGCACCAAAATGAAACGGCGGGGTGTCAAGCTGCGAGCCGATGCCCATTATCAAGCTTTGCAGGCAGCCAGGAAACGGGAGGGGCAGGAAAGCTGGCCCTTGCTTTATTGCCAGCGGGCAGGCATTGAGGGAACCCTTTCACAAGCTGAACGCGGTTTTGGACTGCCGCACCGCCGTACCGGACGATCCCGTTATACGGGATTGACCCAAACCCACCTACAGAATATTTTTGTCGCCACGGCGATCAATCTGTACCGGCTGGTGGATTGGCTCAACGAAGTGCCTTTGACCAAGACACGTCAGGCCGCTTTTGTGCGATTAATTCCTCAGAATCTTGCCCCAAATTGAATTCGCCAACAGTATCCAGTTGTAATGAGAACCTCCAATGGACACCCTATCCGGTGCTCGCTCTTGGAACCGGCACTACCGGATTATAGCAGCGGCACCGAAACCCTGAACTCGGTAGCCGTTTCATCCACGGTGACTCCGCGGGGGCTTAGGTAACGGTACAGTGATTTTAGACTGTTCAAACCCTGCTTATTAGACGTTTCAACGAAACTCTTCCGTTGTAAGCTATTTTGCACGAACAACGTATCGGTTTCGGTGTAAATTAGGATGTTCAACGGACTGTCATCGCTGACGATGTTGTGCTTGATGGCATTTTCGAGCAGGTTTTGCAGGGTTACGGGTACAATCTGCCGGGTTAACGAATCGGGAGTGACGTCGATGCGGATGTGCAAACCGTCCCCGAACCGGGTAGTTTGCAGGTCGATGTAGTTTTGGGCAAACGTAAGCTCGGCCTCAAGGCTAACGAGTTCCGAGTCTTTGTTTTGCAGAATATAGCGGTAAATCACCGACAATTTCCGCAGAAACGTTGAAGCATCTTTGGGCTTGGTCAGAATAAGACTGTTGAGTGAGGTCAGGCTGTTGAACAGGAAGTGAGGATTGAGGTGGTTGATCAGGTTGTGGTACTGGATTTCGGCCTTATCGCGTTCCAGCCTGGTCATCTGGATTTGAAAATGATGCAACCGTGCTGATTGTCGGAGTCGATACCGATACAAACTGTACAGTAAAGCCAGGGCGATAGCCACCAGCAGGGCCTGAAACCAGCGGGTGTTGTAAAAAGCCGTGGCCACGTGAACGCCCAGGGTGGTTTCCCGGCCCCGCAAGTCGCCCGCTATGGCTTCAACCCTGAAAATATAATCGCCACCGGGTAGTTTGGTATAAACGGCGTTGGTTTGGGTACCCGACTCTTTCCAGTCATCGTCGTAGCCTTCCAGTTTGTACCGGTACTGTTGGTTGACCGAAACCGCCAGCGTACTGAACTCAATCATAAACGAGTTGTCATCTGATTTTAGCCGGATGGGGGACGTTTGGCCGTGCAGCAGCAGGGTGCTATCATTCAGCCGGAGCCGGTTCAGCAGCACAAGTTCCGGTCGACGGGCGGGGCTCAGGTTTTCGGGTTTGAACTCGACCAGATGACCTTTCTGGGCCGACAACAGGTGGCCATTCCGCATTGGAAACAGGCAGGCGCTGTACACAGTCGTGTACTCGTTAATAGGTAGCCGGAAGTTGAGAACCTGTTTTTTACCCGCTGTAATAACCGAAATCAGATTCAGGTTAGCCACCCAGGTATTACCGAACCCGTCGGGTCGGGCGGCCGTGCTTTGGCTCTGCGTCATGGCGTCGTTTTCGGCCCGGATGGTATCCCTACGACGCACTGGGTCGTACGTTACCAATCCACCCATATCGGTAGCCATCAAAAAGGAACCGTCCCGGTCTTCGGCTAGTGAGTTAATCGTATTTTCGTAATCAGCCTGGTGGGTATCGGTCACAATAAATTCTTTTCGCTGCGGAGAGAACCGCGCAAACCCTTCGGGAAAAATGTCCAGCCACAAATTGCCCCGCCTGTCGAGCAGGGTTTGACGTACCAGAAACCGAGGATCGGTACTTGCCGACCGAATTGGGTAAGTTTTCCACTGCTGCCGTGTTAGGTCGTAGGCGAACGCCTGTTTGCCATCACCAAAGACCCAGTACTGATTGCCAATAAGCCGAAATGTTCGAAGATGAACCAACTGTGCCGCTGGGTGCAACTCTATAGTCTTAAATTGGTGCGTCAGCATATTGAAGCGATAGACCGCTTTATCAGACCCTATCAATAACTCATTTCCGCACTGTTCGATACCCGTAACGGGCATTCCCCAGGGGTATTGACTTGTTTTATTGGGCAGTCGATAGACATCGAGCCGGTTGGTGGCCGGTACGTAGTGCAGCAACCCCCGGATGGAGGTGCCCAGCCACCACGACCCATCCGGGTCCTCGATATAGGAGATGATGCCCCGCTCGTCTGTCAGGGCTGGGAACAACGCTTCCAGGTCATATACATCGTATAATGTTCTTTCCGGATTGGTGTAGGCCAGGCCATTGGCCGTACCAAGCCAGACGGTCCCGTCGGATTGCTGCCAGCCAGACAAGATGAAATCGGCACCTAACGAAGCGGGTTCGGATTTGGCGTGGTGAAGTGGCGTTACCCGGTCTGTTCGGGAGTCGATATAAAACGTTTTGGCCCCCCAGGTACTCACCCAAAGGTTATGCCGCCTGTCTACGAAAATAGTGGCTACGAAAAACTCGACCTGGTCCTGTGGGGTGTCGGGCCTGATCCGCTTCAGTATCCGCTGGCTGCGCAGGTCATACACCACAATGCAACTGTCCGTGTGGTCCGCAATGAGCAGGTGATTCCCATCTACGGCCAGGGCGGACACATCGTTAGGGTTCAGCACAGGACTATGCCTGGGGTTATTCATGTAGGTGGTAAACTGCCGCCGAACCGTGTCGAAGTAGCGCATACCATGCGCTTCCGCCATCCAGAAACCCGGCCGGTACGGGTCCTCCACCAACCCGTTGGGCAACGTACGCACGCCTCCGGTGCTGTCAGTCGCATAGGCCGGATAGTACTGCACCACTCCGGTTTTGGTGGTGTAGCCGAACAGGCCCAGATCACGGCTGGTAAACCAGATGTTTCCCGCCCGGTCGCAGCGGATATTTTTGCAGATACCCAATGCCTTATTTCCGACGGAGGTAATGTGCTCAAAGCGACCGGTCGCTTTATCGTAGCAACTGACTCCGTTTTCGAACGTTGCCCATATACGGCCCTGCTTATCCTCGCAGAGGGCATACACCTGGTTGTTAAGCAGCGAGTGAGGGTTATTGCGCTGGTGGCGGAACTGGACAAAATGGGTGCCGTCGAAGCGGTTCAGGCCCGTGTTGGTGGCGATCCAGAGGTACCCCTCCCGGTCGTGAAGCAGATAATGGATTTTGCGGGACGAAAGCCCATCCTGCTCCCGAATGTGTCCAAATTCAAAGCGTGGGGGCCGTTCCTGAGCCTCTGTTTGACTACCCAGGCCCATCAGCAACCCAAGCAGCCAAACGCCAAATACGGGAATGTAGGCGCTCATTTTTCCAGCCATTTTCGGAAGGTGGGTGCTTTGTCGCGGCTGATGTCGATGCCAAAGGACTGGTTGGGCGCTTTCAGGACGAGTTGTAGCTTGAGGTTGGCCAGGCCTTTCAGCGTCTGTACGGCATTGATATGAATGAGACACTGCCGACTGGCCCGATAGAATACGGCGGGATCGAGCAGCTGTTCGATTTCGTCGAGGGAATCGTAATCCAGAATGTAGCGTTCGCCGGCGTTGGTCACTAAAAAAATCAGCTGATCGCGGACAAAATAGGCGATGTCGCTTATTTTGACGGGTACCCACCGATTGCGGGCACTGCCCAGGAAATGCTCTTTGAAAGTAGGCTTTAAGGGCGAAGGCAGGTTGAGCGCATCCATTAGTTTTTGCACGTCGAGCCCAGCCTGTCCCATTGGTTTGGCAAACTTCCGGGCCTTACCAATCGCCTGTTTCAGCTCGTCGTGGTCGACGGGCTTGAGCAGGTAGTCGATACCGTTGACCTTGAAAGCCTGAATGGCATATTCGTTGTAGGCCGTCGTGAAGATGACCGGACACGAGATCTGGTACTTACTGAAAATGGTGAAACTGACTCCGTCGGCCAACTGGATGTCGGCAAAGATCACATCGGGTTCGGCGTGTTCGGAAAACCAGGTCAATGCCGTTTTTACACTACCGACGATACCCACCAGGTGAATGGTCGAATCGACCTCGGCAATACTGGCGGCCAATTCTTGCGCTACCAGTTTTTCATCTTCGATAATCAGAGCATTCATGATACAGGCTGGAAAAGGAAATTAAAACTACCTGTAAATCTGTCATTTTCAGCAGTGCCCCGCACTATTTTTGAATACGGGCCGTCGAAAATCGGCCACCAATGACGCGGAACCAGCTTCCAATTGTAATGCCTCTGCTCGTGAGTGGCCTTGAAACCTGACTGAAAACGACTCATTGCTTAAAATTAACGATTCGTTCGGAAATACTGTGTTTAAGATCCCACGTCCACTTCCTTTACTACCCTATCATCCATATCCGACTTGTCATGCCCTTTCCAATGACCCAACAACAAGTCCGACTCGTCAAGCAGACCTGGAAACTACTGCGCGAAGTAAACCCCATTTTGCTTGGCGATGTGTTTTACGGACGGCTGTTTTTCAAATATCCGTTTCTACGCCCGCTTTTCAAAGGGCCGATGGATGCCCAGTACCGGAAATTTTTCGACATGCTCAGCCTCATCGTGGCCCGTATCGACCTGCCCGATACCCTGGGGACGGAAATCGCCGCCTTGGTCCGCAGCCACAATGGCTACGGTGTCCAGCCCTCCCATTACGAGGACGTGAAAGCCGCCCTGCTCTGGACGCTGGAAATGGGGCTGGGCAACGACTGGAACGAGACGGTCAGACAAGCCTGGGAAGCCTGCTACGATGGTTTGGCGCAGTTGATGCTGGCGGAGGAGTGAGCTAGGGAAGTCAGTGTCGTTTTCCGGCTAAAAGCTGGCTCCTGTGTAGGCAGGTTCTCTGCTTTTGGTGAGAATCACACGAAAGCAGAAAGGGAGTTCTTTCCTGTGAACCCCAAATCAACAGCAACAATCTTCCACCTGGAAAATCCGGTTGCGGTCGATTCCCCACGATTCATACCCCAACCGCTACGGTTCGTTGCAAAATTTTTGAAACGTAGAAGGGGCAAACTGCACCTTTGTCTGAAATCGTTCATAGGTCATTCACTCACCTTCCTCCCATCCTCTATTAGCCATGAAAAAACTACTTATCTGCAAATTAGCTTCCCTATTTTTTGGCTTTCTGGCCATTGGCTTTTTTGCCAAAATGCAAACCGTTGCCCTGTACCTGCATCATGGCGATTTGCTGGGCGCCGCACTGGCTTTGCTGAGTGCCATTTTCGGTTCGCAATGGATCGAGACAGTGGATGGATAACACTCCGCCTGCCGCCGACGGTCAGTTGGCCAGTAGGAGGATCGGCACCCAAGCACACCTATACGCCGCTCAAGAGGTGAGGGTAGGAATCACCCAGAACCAGTAGTTTGGTTTGGAGATCCCAGCATGTGCTGAATAAACGGGTTGAACCCTATACCATAAAGATCAATACACCTTAAAAAGCCTCTATATAATGAACACGAAAGCCATCAGCTACCGGATCATGCGTTTCCCCCTGTCACAAATAGCACTTGGCATTACTATCTGCTGTAGCATTGTGGCTATCGGACAGGTGGGCGTTATTCAACTTTTCAAGTTAACAGCACTTGACGTGAATACCGTCAACCTGATAAACGCTGTCGTGGCCGCCATTCTCATTGTTGGCAGTTACGCACTGTGGTTCGGCTACTACGAAAAGAGACCTATTTCAGAATTGTCGTTAACCGGAATGGTCAGCCAGTTGATGATGGGAGTTACCCTGGGCGCGGTTTTGCAATCCCTGACCATTCTGGTCATCTACCTTGCCGCAGACTTCCAGATCATTTCCACTAATTCATTCCGTTTCGT harbors:
- a CDS encoding SDR family oxidoreductase; protein product: MNLSERTVLITGGGSGIGLQIAKLLSQRGNKVLIVGRDAQKLHQAAASSHNTIALPCDITDTGEVDKLVDEIGSHYPELSVLINNAGMAFKYTHSEDAQAFNKAKQEMDTNYFSLIRLTEKLLPTLKRHPEAAIVNVSSIVAFSPLSVLPTYSDSKAAVHSYTLALRHTLAKDTAVKVFELMPPTVNTEFSKEIGGQQHGMPAQEVATELIEGMENDMFEIYVGRTNSFRQLFLSDPQEAFNLLNQS
- a CDS encoding histidine kinase, with the protein product MAGKMSAYIPVFGVWLLGLLMGLGSQTEAQERPPRFEFGHIREQDGLSSRKIHYLLHDREGYLWIATNTGLNRFDGTHFVQFRHQRNNPHSLLNNQVYALCEDKQGRIWATFENGVSCYDKATGRFEHITSVGNKALGICKNIRCDRAGNIWFTSRDLGLFGYTTKTGVVQYYPAYATDSTGGVRTLPNGLVEDPYRPGFWMAEAHGMRYFDTVRRQFTTYMNNPRHSPVLNPNDVSALAVDGNHLLIADHTDSCIVVYDLRSQRILKRIRPDTPQDQVEFFVATIFVDRRHNLWVSTWGAKTFYIDSRTDRVTPLHHAKSEPASLGADFILSGWQQSDGTVWLGTANGLAYTNPERTLYDVYDLEALFPALTDERGIISYIEDPDGSWWLGTSIRGLLHYVPATNRLDVYRLPNKTSQYPWGMPVTGIEQCGNELLIGSDKAVYRFNMLTHQFKTIELHPAAQLVHLRTFRLIGNQYWVFGDGKQAFAYDLTRQQWKTYPIRSASTDPRFLVRQTLLDRRGNLWLDIFPEGFARFSPQRKEFIVTDTHQADYENTINSLAEDRDGSFLMATDMGGLVTYDPVRRRDTIRAENDAMTQSQSTAARPDGFGNTWVANLNLISVITAGKKQVLNFRLPINEYTTVYSACLFPMRNGHLLSAQKGHLVEFKPENLSPARRPELVLLNRLRLNDSTLLLHGQTSPIRLKSDDNSFMIEFSTLAVSVNQQYRYKLEGYDDDWKESGTQTNAVYTKLPGGDYIFRVEAIAGDLRGRETTLGVHVATAFYNTRWFQALLVAIALALLYSLYRYRLRQSARLHHFQIQMTRLERDKAEIQYHNLINHLNPHFLFNSLTSLNSLILTKPKDASTFLRKLSVIYRYILQNKDSELVSLEAELTFAQNYIDLQTTRFGDGLHIRIDVTPDSLTRQIVPVTLQNLLENAIKHNIVSDDSPLNILIYTETDTLFVQNSLQRKSFVETSNKQGLNSLKSLYRYLSPRGVTVDETATEFRVSVPLL
- a CDS encoding transposase — translated: MFIKFSRKHCVPCVVRKKCTKMKRRGVKLRADAHYQALQAARKREGQESWPLLYCQRAGIEGTLSQAERGFGLPHRRTGRSRYTGLTQTHLQNIFVATAINLYRLVDWLNEVPLTKTRQAAFVRLIPQNLAPN
- a CDS encoding LytR/AlgR family response regulator transcription factor, producing the protein MNALIIEDEKLVAQELAASIAEVDSTIHLVGIVGSVKTALTWFSEHAEPDVIFADIQLADGVSFTIFSKYQISCPVIFTTAYNEYAIQAFKVNGIDYLLKPVDHDELKQAIGKARKFAKPMGQAGLDVQKLMDALNLPSPLKPTFKEHFLGSARNRWVPVKISDIAYFVRDQLIFLVTNAGERYILDYDSLDEIEQLLDPAVFYRASRQCLIHINAVQTLKGLANLKLQLVLKAPNQSFGIDISRDKAPTFRKWLEK
- a CDS encoding globin domain-containing protein, whose amino-acid sequence is MTQQQVRLVKQTWKLLREVNPILLGDVFYGRLFFKYPFLRPLFKGPMDAQYRKFFDMLSLIVARIDLPDTLGTEIAALVRSHNGYGVQPSHYEDVKAALLWTLEMGLGNDWNETVRQAWEACYDGLAQLMLAEE